Genomic segment of Triticum aestivum cultivar Chinese Spring chromosome 6A, IWGSC CS RefSeq v2.1, whole genome shotgun sequence:
ttaaattaatttgcgaattttgaaaaacatgttcgagaaatcataaaatgtttgtgatttcaaaAATGTGTGGAGAATCATAAAATTTTCGCAGTTTCGAAAATATTAGTGATTTTACAACTGGTCGCAAATTATAAAAATAAACACAATCTGGAAAGAAATGTCAGGAAAAAaccatgttcatgattttgaaaaaataatCGTGTATCCAAAACAAATTCGTGAAGCTGACAAAAATATCCATGAAATTTTAGAAAAGGTTgaaaaaactcaacagaaatgcgAGTTTGTGGTTCATGAGATTCGTTTTTAAAGTGTGTCGTGTAGTGGCAAGCTCATTGCCTTGAGATTTACCATGTCGAATATATTGCAATCACATGGGCATCGCATCCATCATCAGCGAGGATGGGAAGAAAGATAAGTGGCAGTATAGCGAGTAACGGTGTTAAAATAAAGGACGCTCATATGTCAGGGTATTGAGCCATACTTATTTGGCTAGAGTATATTTTTTTATCCCCGGGTTCTGCAAATTTCTCCCCTCTTTTTGTCACACACCTCCCCTCCCACAGTGCACGTTCATGGGCCGGCCCGTAGTACGTGACACCCCTATTTTTTCCATTGTCTTTTGACTTTTCTTTTCTCACTTTTTGCTTtttccttctttaaattaattcaagatttccaaatttcaaaacattgtgaattttgaaaaacatgttcaAGAAATCATGAAATATTTGTGAATTAAAAAATGTGTGGGAAATCATAAAATTTTCACAGTTTCAAAAAATATTAATTATTTTACAAAACTGTTCACAAATTATAAAACATGTTCATAACATGGCGAGTCACTGTGTTCAAATAAAGGACGCTCATACGTCAGggtattgagtcatacttatttggctAGCGTGTATTTCTTTTTCTCTCCCAACGCACGGGCATGATTAGTAAATAAATGCAACTCAGGCCCGTCCCTCCACAGCCATAGGCAACGTCAATGCTTTCCTTTGTTCTTCCGTCTACTCGTGTCAACCTTCTTAGTCTTCTTGCTTTTGCTGAATTGCCTCTTTGGTGGCGGCTTCTTCTTCACGCCTAAACTGGGCTGCTTCTTGGCACTAACCACACCGCAACTCTTCTTAGCATAGCTCCTTGACACGGATTTCTGGTCATCCTCCTCTCCATGAGTAATTTCACTGGTGACTACTGTTATTCTAGTCCCGCCATCTTCATATGTCTTGATTTCTACATAAGCACCAAATCAATCAAGGCACAATAGGATCAACAAACATCATGCCAGTAACTGCTGTAAAATTAAtctcatccctctactcaccaggCGCAGCTGCATCCATCCCATCACCATCACCGTCTTCACCATCCGCATTTTCTGATGACACGACTTTACCGTATAGAGCAATCTCTTTCTCTTGCTTTCTCTGGAAATACATAAAATGACACTGGTCAGTAAACCCTTCAAGTCTTGTTCATATTATTTATGTGACAGAAACGCTAGATAATCTACTTGAAATGACAGTAAGCCCAGATTCAGTGCTGTCCCTACCATTCCTGTTTCATCAAATCATCCATCAGTCTAACAGAGAAAACTGGTTTCTTGCATGTTTTCCCGTACCAGAAAGCACACGGTCGAGCTCTGAGGAATGCGTTGTGTATTCCGCAGCTCTAGGCATCTTCCCTTCAACATACCACCCAACACAACAAATCTTTGCAGTACCCTTTCCTAATGTTCCACTATCAGTTATTGGTAGCATTAACCCAAGAAAAATGCACCCCATGTTCCAATATGAAAAATATTAACCATGTAGGATACAGCCATTCAGCTTTTCATTCATTCTGATGATACACTTCTTCCTAGACTTCTCAAAATGTTGGTGCGTAAGGAAACCCTTCAACTAGAAGGATCCTACAGTCTGGTGGGCACATAATAATAGAGGAAACGATGATCAATCAACCTTCTCTTGGAAATCTTTGCTTTTGACCAACTATTACTAAATCAATAAAACATCCAAAGAACAACAAGAGCATCTCGAACAGATGATGTAAAACAGCCGCGGTGCCCAAAAAACTGTTGTTTGGGCACTTGGCACAAAAAAACAGCTCCAACTGAAGATGTTGTATTCAGTGATTGAAAAAAATTTGAGCAGCCCCAAGTGCTGCAAATATCCACCGGCTGCCTCAAAACACAAACACAGCTGCACGAACTGCAACTGCCACGCTGAAGTTTCCCCCGCCACCACCAAACATCGATTCCGGCTGGATCTCGCCGTTGCAGCCACCGCCGCAAGTCCACCGCCCGCCCCGGCCCAGCCGCCACTCTACCGCCCATTCCCGCCGCTCCGGACGCCCGCAACAACCCCCGCCGCCGTCGCTGGTTCAGGATCCGCCGAAGCCCGATTAGCAGCAATTCCAGCCGTTCCCCGCCCACCACCGCCCGAAATGGCCGCGTAGCACTGGTGCTCACCTTGGAGATCCATTAGTGGCACCGTGACCCCCACATGACCGCCGCTACCACCGCAGAGCTACTGCTCCTTCAGAGCTCTCAGCTGTCAGACGACGAGGCGACGGCGGTTCCTGCCGCAACCCCCAGCTCGTCGACGTCATGAAGACCGCTGCTCCTTCGGTGCACCACCCCTGAGCTCATTCCTAGCTGCGCCGGCGACCGCTGCTCCTTCGGTGCACCACTCCTGAGCTCATTCCTAGCTGCGCCGGCGACCGCTGCTCCTTCGGTGCACCACCCCTGAGCCCATTCCTAGCTGCGCCGGCGACCGCTGCTCCTTCGGTGCACCACCCCTGAGCCCATTCCTAGCTGCGCCGGCGACCGCTGCTCCTTCGGTGGCCACTAGGTGTTCGGCAAAAAGCTTCTAAGGTAAAAATAATTCATTTTTCCGTTTTTTTATTGCGATGTAGGAGTCGATTGTGATGGAAAGTATTGTGTTGTAGATGAGTTCATTTGAATTCTCTTTGTGGGATGATTCCTCCTCCGAAGAGGAATATGAGTGGGCCGAAGGGGAGGATATTGCTTTGATTACGATGGTGCACATGGAGAGGAACAAGTGGCACCAAAATTTAAATCatccgttggagatgctctaagaacacAGAAAAACAGAATGCTGTGTGAGAGCTTCTCACCTTCTTGCGTGCCTCGATTCGCTTCCGTCTGTCCTTCTCCTGCGTAATCCTCTGCGCCtcctttctcctcttcttctttctcttgtGAAACCCAGTCACGAAATCCCTATAGTCCAAGATTCGCGTTAGAAAAAATTAAGAGCCCACGCAAACACAAATCGCACCGTGCCGCTACAGCCCAGAGACCGAAGGAGGTTGCGGTACCGTACTTGAGGGCTTTCTTGTCGAGGGAGACGGAGAGGGCCTTGTTCTTCAGGGCGCGCTTATTGATGTGCTTTGGGACCATGAACGTTGGCATCTGCCCCACCACCAcatcctccccttcctcctccgACGCTTCCATATCCTCCTCGTGCTCCTCTTCCAATCCCTCTTCCTCCCACGCCATGGCCAaacctttcctctctctctctctctctctctctctctctctctggtagaGACGAGGAAGCGCCGCCGGCTTTGGAGAAGGGGGGCGTAGAGACGAGGAAGCGCCGCCGGCTTTGGAGAAGGGGGGCAACTAGGTTAGACGATACAGAGGTACACAagtatagctggccaaacgggccgccAGACCAAACAGGCCAGCCCGCTAGCACgccggcacggcccgccatggGCCAGGCATGGCACGGGCTAAATGGGCCGTGCCCGACACGTGGCACACCTTGGGCCGTGCTTGGGCCtggagcctgggcacgcgggccggcacggcacggcctatttaattttttatatattttccagaatttatatatatataatatagtccAATAGACCTAAAAACCAGCCCAACACACTGAAAATGTGCAGCCCAGCGTGCTAAATGGGCCATCAGGCCGGCCCATTTACTACTCAGGCCGTGCCTGGCCAAGGAGCAGCGCCCGTTGGCCGGCCCGGCATGGCCCGGCCATTAAACGTGCCATGGTGGGCTGTGCCGAGCCAGGCACGATTAGCACaggccgtgccgtgccgtgccggaCCGGTCCGTTTGGCCAGGTCTGTACACAAGTCACGATCCTCAAAAAAAAGGTACACAAGTCACGTGCGATCCGTGTGAGTAAGGTGcaactttttttttgagggaaatgaGTAAGGTGCGACTTGTGATAAGTTCGTCGCAAAACTCCTATTCTACATACCCCTCGCTAAAAATATAATTTACGGTTGGTTTTCTTTGAAGGAAAAAGTGTGTACCATCGTCTTATATTTTGAGACACATAGAGTATATGTATaataaagaaaataaagcagaaataAGCATAATCTCTAGTTCTAACAAGGACAGACATGGATAATGCAACTTCAGTACGATAAGGACATCTCCGGCCACGCCCCCAAGAAGGCTTCCCAGGTGTTTTTTCGTCCGTCGGcgtcaaaaaatcggcccagtcgcgcccccaagagcccagttttcgccggctcgggccgaaattggcgccggcggacccaacccgaagccggcgcgctgggggtcgcttgggggcgccggccaaatcgtttttggcgcgaagagccgcgggcccgccgcgtcagcgactctaCTCTCTTCTCGCCCCTtcatcgtcctcatcgcctcgtttcccgcggcgaatcaatgccaaagctgccgcgcgctgccgcgccggtcagcctccattgatgcctcacgggcgacgCAGTGAAGGCTGGGCGACGCAGTGAAGGCTGGGCGACGCGTCCCTCGGCCGCCACGCAATCATGCCACGCGTAACGTGCCAGCCAAGCCTACCACGCGGCGTCTCCGCCTATAAAAGCCGACTGCAAGCGCGCCGGAGAGACTCACCCCGATCATCCACCGACGACGCGCtcatttctccccctttccttctctcgcCGTCACCAGTTGAGAAAGCATGGCCGAGcgtttcccaggcgacggcgcggcggcgaacggattCGGACGCCGTCATCTGCACGAGGACGAGGCTCacctccttttcgaggccgagtacccggtcccatcggacatgcgggtgcccggggcatggaggatcagcgccggcggtgTGCCGGTGCCCACGGTACCCACCGGCGCGGCACGGCGTGCGGAGATCACACGCATCCGCTCGTCCCTGCCGCGTGCGGCTAGGGAGGGGCcccggtacgtccccgacagcccaatCTGGGAGCCGTACTTCCGTCGCTGGCACgacgagcagctcgaggccaccaacggcgtcgtgccctccggcaggttCAACGCCACCGGCCGGcatcggtggtggggcgtgcccgggcgcacgttggagtccgtcctcgagtacatcgagggcggcaacacgctgcgcctcgagtaccccactcccccgtccttctcacgccgccgccgggaagctcctggacgccgaggcgcatggagaccggggtgtcctcctcctcgtccggcggctctccctgcctccacctccgccccgtcaagccggagccccaggacacgcctgccAGCGCGCGTACCCGTAGCTCCGGCGGCTCTCCCTACCTCCACCTCCGCTCCGGCACCCTCGTCGAGCCCAAGGTGGAGTCCAGCCTTCCCTCGGAGTATGAGGAGATAGCCCGGTGCGGCTTCTCCAacgaggacgccatgcggtggTCGCACGACGACTACCTGCGCGAGGAGATGATCCGGCAACGCCGGGCCctagaggagatcgccgcccgcaaacgtgagcgcgaggacgaggacgatgtcgtcgtcctcgatagcgacgacgacgacgcccccggaccgtccaacctgCCGCGCCAACcgagggagggatgcagcagggacgacgGAGGCTTAGGCGGGGGcgacgacggcggtggcggtggcggtgactacacgcggttctacagcctcctcggcatgtagaaccgcgtgggcgggcggcgaggcgggcggcgaggaagacggcgggggtagcccgcgatagtttttttctttttttttgtaaaatatgtttaaatttgaacgaactcgcccgtatttgcgttgtgtttgcgccgaatttgaacattttaaaaacccgtgggggcgcgactggggggcatcatgCCCCCAGTGcacggtttagcgccggtgcgctcccagagggcgattttttgcccctcctggggggccaacggctggaaatGCCCTAAGCTTTGGATGATTTTTGTCTGTACTCGACTCTAGACAATTGGTGTGGGTTGCAATCCAATATAGAGGTTCAAGTTGGAGCAAACATATGCCATGAGTTagatcttttttttgcggggtaaagggGATTGTATTAGTTAAGTATAAGAAATGTTACAATCCCTGAGGATGAGGTCTTGAATAGATTCAAGACCTGCTCCTAACCATACCACAGTACGATTCTCTTCACGGCCGAATTTTGCAAGCAGGTGGCTCGCATGGTTCTGGGCTCGGGGTATCTTTTTCAGGCTTGTACACCGGTCTGACGCCATATGATGCTTGATCTCACCCACAAGCTGGCAGAGAGCAGAGCCATCCCGGCTGGGACTATTAACCATAGCAACGAGCTCCGCTGAATCAGACTCCACCACAAACTGATGTGCACTCCACTGCATCGCCAGATTAATTCCTTCCAGGCATGCACTCATCTCAGCTTCTAGGGCCGAACTACAGCGATGGAGGACGCGGCAAGACGAGAAAATTATCTGACCCATCCAGTCTCTCAGTATCATTCCGGCGCCCGCCGCCCCTATCGCGGGGATGAAGGAGCCATCCACATTTAATTTGACCACCCCAGCTGGTGGTTTTGCCCAAGGAATTGGCTCATCCGACTGTACCATTGGCTGCACCGGCAGAGGAGGTCCATCCATAATCCCTTTTCCTTTAATAATTTTCTCAACGGACTCGGTCTGGATCAGCTTCAGGGATCGCATGTAACTACATAGGTAGCGGCGGGATCCTTCAATAGTTGGCAGCGGCTTATCATGAGTAACCTCATTCCGGGCATGCCATGCGCGCCATAGCACCATCAGGACATGCGCACATTCATCCGCAGGCAGCGAGGTGACGAGTTCAGGGATCCAGTCCGGTGGCAGCTGCTGCATGGTTGCATGTGAAGGTAAGCGCCACACCTCCTGCATGGCATTCCAAAGGGCATACACATGCGGGCAGAAGTACAGGGCATGTCGGAGATCCTCTTTTGCATGGCCGCAAATCTGACAGTAGCCAGTCACCCGCATGCCCCGGTACTTCTTGTTCACTTCAGTTGCAAGAGCATTTGACATAGCACGCCAGCCAAACGTCCGGACCTTGGGTGGTACAGGAAGATTCCAGAGTTGCTTCCATACTTGCCGCTGACCGTCCGGCTGTGCGCTAGAAGATGCCCAGCTCATCGCCTGATCCTTGAGACGCATACCCAGCTTGTAAGCACTTCTCACGGTGAAGATACCGTTTTTTCAGGATTCCATGCCAAGAAATCTGATTCCTGCCGTGGCGATGTTCTAATCCGCAAGATGGCCTCCACATCAATCGGGGCGAAAGTCGCTCGAATTTTTGATTCATCCCACACTCCGTGTTGATCCAGCAGACTAGAGACTCGGTTTAGGCGAGAGCGGCCTCGGGGGCTAAGTGGCTTAAGCGTTGATGAGCGAGGGATCCAGTTGTCCCGCCATATCCGAACCGAAGCTCCGTTTCCTATCCTCCATATCATCCCTTCCTTGAGTA
This window contains:
- the LOC123127294 gene encoding ribosomal RNA-processing protein 17, giving the protein MAWEEEGLEEEHEEDMEASEEEGEDVVVGQMPTFMVPKHINKRALKNKALSVSLDKKALKDFVTGFHKRKKKRRKEAQRITQEKDRRKRIEARKKRKQEKEIALYGKVVSSENADGEDGDGDGMDAAAPEIKTYEDGGTRITVVTSEITHGEEDDQKSVSRSYAKKSCGVVSAKKQPSLGVKKKPPPKRQFSKSKKTKKVDTSRRKNKGKH